A single genomic interval of Aureliella helgolandensis harbors:
- a CDS encoding motility protein A — MDITSVIGFVLAWILIIGSIMMGKAPFSAFIDIPSFAVVIGGAIAAAMMAFPLKSFLALPMVMKKAVLNKQDDLLVIINQLVSLAEVARRDGLLALESKMAEVEQPVIRSGLQMAIDGNDAETIESVMRTEMEAISRRHKEGKSILDQIARFAPAYGMIGTLMGLIMMLSDMSDPAGIGAGMAVALITTLYGAIAANVGFQPFAEKLGLLSKYELCTMEMIVRGVLAIQSGESPRALEQRLLTYLHPKKRPVKD; from the coding sequence GTGGACATCACTTCAGTCATTGGGTTCGTGTTGGCATGGATCCTCATCATCGGCTCAATCATGATGGGGAAAGCGCCCTTCTCCGCCTTCATCGACATACCGTCGTTTGCGGTGGTGATTGGGGGTGCAATAGCAGCGGCGATGATGGCATTCCCATTGAAGAGCTTTTTAGCGCTGCCGATGGTCATGAAGAAGGCGGTGCTCAACAAGCAAGACGACTTGCTTGTGATTATCAATCAATTGGTTTCACTCGCCGAGGTTGCCCGTCGTGACGGATTGCTGGCATTGGAAAGCAAGATGGCAGAAGTCGAGCAACCGGTCATTCGATCGGGATTGCAGATGGCGATTGACGGGAATGATGCAGAGACGATTGAATCGGTGATGCGAACCGAAATGGAAGCCATTTCGCGGCGGCACAAGGAAGGCAAGTCGATTCTCGATCAAATCGCACGTTTTGCTCCAGCCTACGGAATGATTGGAACGCTCATGGGGTTGATCATGATGCTCAGCGACATGTCTGATCCAGCAGGGATTGGAGCGGGGATGGCGGTAGCTCTGATTACGACGTTGTACGGAGCGATCGCTGCCAATGTGGGCTTCCAGCCCTTTGCTGAGAAACTGGGGCTGTTGAGCAAATACGAGCTGTGCACGATGGAGATGATTGTCCGCGGTGTGCTAGCAATTCAATCGGGCGAGAGTCCACGAGCCTTGGAACAGCGTTTGTTGACCTATCTGCACCCTAAGAAACGTCCGGTTAAGGATTAA
- a CDS encoding OmpA/MotB family protein: MEEDPPMGIPEWVVTFGDMMSLLLTFFIMLVSMSEMKSEEKFQAMVESMRKQFGHDKASASVSPGDHLSRTKDIAVLATMGRAMKKDTHKGGAPTEAPVGDNERVRVIRPGDSTAIGTVVFFKDGTVELDKDSQAALDEEVKQLAGKPQKIEIRGHTAQQLAAQGPNPMDAMDLGYRRCRAVMNYLVQKHQIPPERIRLSSAGAWEPMFQSSDTEKVRLNPRVEVFLLQETVEELIGTAEERDENVLKTNASK; the protein is encoded by the coding sequence ATGGAAGAAGATCCACCAATGGGCATCCCCGAATGGGTTGTCACCTTCGGAGACATGATGTCCCTCCTCCTGACGTTTTTTATCATGCTCGTTTCGATGAGTGAGATGAAATCCGAGGAGAAATTTCAAGCCATGGTCGAATCGATGCGCAAGCAATTCGGGCATGATAAGGCGTCGGCCAGCGTTTCGCCTGGTGACCATTTATCGCGCACAAAAGATATAGCGGTGTTGGCCACCATGGGACGAGCCATGAAGAAGGATACTCACAAGGGAGGTGCGCCGACCGAGGCGCCGGTGGGAGATAATGAACGAGTGCGAGTGATTCGTCCAGGCGATAGTACAGCTATTGGGACCGTCGTCTTTTTCAAAGATGGAACGGTCGAGCTGGATAAGGATTCTCAGGCAGCCCTTGATGAAGAGGTCAAGCAACTAGCGGGCAAACCGCAAAAGATTGAAATACGAGGTCATACGGCTCAGCAGCTTGCGGCGCAAGGCCCCAACCCCATGGATGCGATGGACCTGGGCTACCGCCGCTGTCGGGCCGTCATGAACTACCTCGTCCAAAAACATCAGATTCCTCCAGAGCGCATTCGATTGTCGTCGGCTGGAGCCTGGGAACCGATGTTCCAGTCGAGCGACACCGAGAAGGTCCGCTTGAATCCCCGCGTCGAAGTCTTCTTGTTGCAAGAGACAGTGGAAGAGTTGATCGGCACGGCCGAAGAACGCGATGAAAATGTCCTCAAGACCAATGCTAGCAAATAA
- a CDS encoding dihydrolipoamide acetyltransferase translates to MAENDTSEAPEAEKSKPSKMPLIITTGFVALVVIVETLIFFFMVPSADDVAALAEARLIKKVEESMQEDGEETLTDEDELQEFQMGQYGYVFTPPGSDREQRVEFNIYGLVKEPDQSTLEALFNERQGRLRDRMLEEVRNATMNELEQLGLIKRRISAISNEILEHKPTLLQGIGFNNFTVMAE, encoded by the coding sequence ATGGCTGAGAATGACACGAGCGAAGCGCCTGAGGCTGAAAAGTCCAAGCCCTCCAAGATGCCACTCATCATCACCACCGGTTTTGTAGCCTTGGTGGTCATTGTGGAAACCTTGATTTTCTTCTTCATGGTCCCCAGTGCCGATGATGTGGCGGCTCTAGCAGAAGCTCGATTAATCAAGAAGGTCGAGGAGAGCATGCAGGAGGATGGGGAAGAGACGCTAACGGACGAAGATGAATTGCAAGAGTTTCAAATGGGGCAATATGGCTACGTCTTTACCCCGCCTGGAAGTGACCGTGAGCAACGCGTGGAATTTAATATCTATGGCTTGGTTAAGGAGCCAGATCAAAGCACGCTCGAAGCGCTGTTTAATGAGCGGCAGGGGAGGTTGCGGGACCGCATGCTCGAAGAAGTCCGCAATGCTACTATGAACGAACTGGAACAACTGGGGTTGATCAAAAGGCGCATATCGGCGATAAGCAATGAAATTCTTGAACATAAACCTACTTTGCTACAAGGTATTGGTTTCAATAATTTCACAGTCATGGCTGAATAG
- a CDS encoding flagellar FlbD family protein gives MIRLTRLDGQAFVLNADLIRYVEQRPDTYITLTSGERIVVGETTETVVERAVEYQQRKAMLPAFHLPAAATSLGATSATAAPVNDSV, from the coding sequence ATGATTCGACTGACACGGCTTGATGGACAGGCATTCGTGCTGAATGCAGACCTGATTCGCTACGTCGAGCAGCGTCCAGATACTTATATCACGTTAACCTCAGGTGAACGCATTGTCGTTGGAGAGACTACGGAAACGGTGGTGGAGCGGGCGGTCGAGTATCAGCAACGTAAGGCGATGCTCCCAGCGTTTCATCTACCTGCAGCAGCTACCTCGCTGGGGGCGACGTCGGCTACAGCAGCACCAGTCAACGACTCAGTCTAG